Genomic DNA from Leishmania major strain Friedlin complete genome, chromosome 2:
TCGGCTGGTCCGTTGAAGGTATGCCCACCACGATCAAGTGTCGCGGTCGCTCACCTGTGCTGCGCGACTGCGATGCGTGAacgaagcggcgctgctgcgcgtacgACCAGGTCACCCATTGCCACCGCGGCAGTTCCGCTGCAACGTCCACGTCGTCCGTCACGCTCGCCATCGCAAACAGCATCGGCCCCATGAGGCCCAGCGGTGCAGATGTCGTCGCGAACACGGAAAGCCCTTTTTGCTTATGATGTCCCGTCTTGTTAGTCGATCTCcccgcatccgcagcgaccgCAGAAGCGTATGTGACATTGTCGAAGCACATCGTGCAGTCTTCGTCGATCACACGCAACGTCCACGACGGCAGCTGATCCTGCTCGAGTCTCGCCAGAGAGCCAGCGCCAGAGGCCGCAAGACCACGCTGTGTGGTCGTCAACCGCTCAACAGCACtctcgtgctgcaccaggACAGAGAACGGCGATGAAGACTCATATTCACGGTCCGCTTCATTGAGCAGCTCTATCGATGGTTTCTGTTGTGCGTCTATATTGGTCGTAAATTCGATGATGACCCAGTGAACCATGACGATGAGAGCAAGTAAGACGGCTAGCGCAACCAGACGACGCTGTCGAGTGTGTAAACACAGACAGTGTGCCGCGGGTCGCCAAGGATGACCGCAAAACCTGAACAGGGGGGTCCGTGCTACGTCATTCAAGCAGTCATCGCTTCTCGGCAGTGTGCCGGCGCCCCTCTTACCACCGCTCGACGCTCGAGTCGAGTGCACCTCCGGCTTGCCGCGTGAGCGCGAGTGACAGCCCTGTCCGCtccccgcagcgctgctccgccCGCAGTGCCTCTGAGAGGAGGGAAGCAGCTGAAGAGggtcgaggcggtgcgtgtccCTGGGAGCCCACTCCGCTGGCACATTGTTCTCCTCTTGCATGATGGTGTACTTCCCGCGCAGTGCGGGGGTGGCGGAAGGAGTGCCTAAGGTGTGCAGGTGGCCGGCAAAGTGGCACAAGCACACTCTTGGCTGCGTACAGCGAAACAGCAGGACCACCGACAGAGACGCAGGTGGATCGACGGCGGCCCAAGAGGATCGCACGGCAACACAAGACAGCGGTGAAGAAGAGCTGTGAGCGTATCCGTGCGACTGCAAAGGGCGCGCGAGTCAGCGGACGTGTGTCGCCCTCCACTTgcatgtgcctgtgtgtcggtgtgggtgggtgggtgtatggagagatggagagatgGGTGGAGTGAGTTGTGGGAAGGTGGGCGCCGTGAGATGGTCGAAGGACTCGCGAGTCGGACGAGTCGAAGCGGCAGTGGAAGATGTCACTGCGTCGAGCAAcaccggtgcggcgctgTGGGAATGGGGAGGCTGTTTGCCTCTTTGGCGGTGCAGGTTGTTGCTGGACAAAGCAGGTCTCTGGGTTTCTCTTTCCCGAGACGAAAGCGGGCAAGTCTTTCCTTTGCAAGGATGCACGCGGCAGCTACCCCGCTGCACCCTTCGCTGGCATCCATCGCGGATCGATGGCAAGCCCCCAGCGCCTAACAGAAAAGCGGGAGGGCCTGCACGTACTCCAGTGGGAGACGCGCCAGCAGTGTcggtgccccctccccctctacgcgagaagaagcagaggagtagacacacgcgcaggagaggaaagcaaaagtggcagaggtgcaagggaagagggcggcgcgcgttGGACGGGTGCACTGTCGTCGGGGAGGGAAATCGAGCCTGTACCCGGATGGTCTACCGCTTGATAGACAGAGCACGTGGCGTACGGCGGGCAGGCCGTGCAGAAAACGCGAAAGAGAACAGCGCCGCGCCACGACGCGCTGTACACCACAGCGAAGCACAAAacagccagcagcgtcgaccAGCAGAAAAAGAACCGCAAAGGCCAAATCAACAATGCCATCGAGAAATAGGCTGCTGAACCTCCCCACCGGCGGGCACAGAGACcgggaaaggaaaagggagcAGCGCCTGGCGAGCTGGATTTCATCCGCGCCACAATCCGCCactcacgcgcgcgcacgcgggtGAGGGTGCAGCAGAAGGACGTCTACCTTGAGAAgtcgggaggaggagaccgCCATGGGCGTATGAGACCGAAGAAGCGAGAAAAGGCGGTCGCAGGTGTGCCTTTCTCTGAGCTCGTACTTTTTCTCCCGTGACTCGCGCCGTTaggtgtgcggctgcgctctcttgcccgcTGGCTCGAGTGTCAGTGAAAAGCACCCATCGCCGCCCGGCATCTGCCTCACGAAGCTGAGCAGTGGATGCACGACCCCGCGCGTCCTCTGCATTGGGGTGCTTCCGTCTGTGAGGTCGTGCGTGTTATGTGTGTAAACAGAGAACAGGaggagacgaagagaagcgcaAGGAGTGAAAGGGAGCGcatggcgctgcggcgtagGGAATGAGCGAGCaagcggcggaggagcagcaacgTCGAAGAGACGACCCGTCATCCCGCGTGGTGACCTCTGGTGCCGGCAGGCGTTGAGGGAgacagggagggagcggggtTGCACTCAGCCTCCATAGACGCGGACGCCGAGAGCGTGCTTCGCATACGGCAGCGCACGGCCTCTCTTCGGGTATGCAGTGGAGTCGGTGTGCTGTTTTCTTTCGGCACTGCCTTCCGCAAACAGCGATGAGTAGGGAAGGGTGTCAGCACGAGACGAAAGAAAAGCCAtagtggggggaggggaagtcGAAAACCAAGAAAACCACCGAAACGACGGCATGAACAAAGAAGGTGTATCTATGAGTGTGCAGCGGCTCTGCGAGCATTTACGCGTAGCCGTACAGGATGTGGCCTtgcttgcgcagcgcggTCACAACATCGCACGCCGTCACGGTCTTCTTGCGCGCGTACTCGGTGtaggccgtgctgcagcgcacaatGTCCTCCACGTAGGCCTtcagcacgcggcgcacctctTCGTACACCTCGCTCGAGATGCGCttcacgccgccgcggcgcgccatGCGGCGGACGCAGCCGCGAGTGATGCCGCGGATgttgtcgcgcagcaccttcttctgGCGCCTCTGGCTGCCCTTGGCATCAGTGGAGCGCTTGCCCTTGGCCATGATTGATATgtgaagggaggaggggtgggggaagaggaggcaagAAAGGGAGCGAGGCGTGCGGGGCGGATCGCAGATTCTTGCGCGTGGGTGCACGGGTGCGTTTGGGTTGGGAGACGAGTGAATGCGTGGGCGACAAGCAATGAGTTGGCCGCGTGTTTAGGAAGTAGTGggaagagagcaagagatGCGGAGTCagcgaaggaagaggaggtgtgtgtaggtgtgggTGTGGAACGGGGCGTACCTGAGGTAAGTCGAAAAGAGGCAGCACAGGAAGGAATCGAAGCATGGgaaggcagagaagggaCGCATGCATGCCCTTTCTTTGCACGATTCCTCGCCCTCTACCGTGCCGGTCCACTTTGTGCATGTGTGAAGGGTAGCTGGATGACAGGCTCGGCGCTAGAAGGAGCGTCCCACCGTGCAACATCCCGCGAAGCTGCCTAACCCTGTGATGTGTTCGGGTAACCATGtcggcacccacacacatacacataccCAGGGTGAATCATGTAGAGGGTTGACGGTGCGAGGCGAAGGGGGTGTGCGAGAGGATGGGAGGATCCCAATCCACCAAAGGCGGAAGGATGGGCGCATACAGTGCGCAGGATGGGTTAGCAGAAGAAACAAAGAACAGCACacgagacagagagagagctagAGTAGAAGgagacgctggcgctgcgttGTGGGTGTTGCTCCTCTTCCCAAACTGTGCTCTCCTCGCGGGTATATAGCGTTTTGCTCTCCctattttcttttttttttttgggggggggcacgggGTGAGCTTGTATGGGGCACCACTAGGCGCGTGTGTTGGACGAGCTGTGTGGGCGCGATGACCCGATCGTGATGCCGTCGGCGATACGTCTCATCTCATGTTGCGCAAAGACGCCGGCCTCCTTTTGAAGACAGTTGGCAGAGGCCGCAGCCAGGGCCAACCGGAACGCCTCTACTGGGGTTGTGCCGTGAATGTACTTGGCGAGAAAAATGGCATCCGCCGTGTCGCCGGCCCCGAGCGGGCTCACCACGCCGTCCACCTTTGGTATGTGAACGACTTGGAGAGGCTGGCCCCGCTCTTGGATGTACGCAGAGCGAGGGCCATCGGTGAcggccagcacacgcactgTCCACATTTGCATAGCGTACTCGAACGCGCTCTCCGGGGTGGACTGGCCCGTGAGCTTGTTCAGCTCCCTCATATTCACCTTTAGGATCGAGTGGACGCCTGGCACCTTCAGCGAAGCCTCGATCCCCTTGACGGCGTCGATGAGAACAggcttctgcgccgccgccgccatctccgTCCAGCGGGTGTAGAGGTcggggctgctgccgtctGGCAAGCTGCCCATGATCGCCATGCCGCCCGCATGCTCGAGCGCCTTGAGGAGTGCTCGGTCCATGTCCTTTGCAGCATCGTCCGGTACAGCCGCCGAGGGTTCGATCAGCTCCGTCATTGTGCT
This window encodes:
- a CDS encoding histone H4 (previous protein_id=AAZ10011.1) translates to MAKGKRSTDAKGSQRRQKKVLRDNIRGITRGCVRRMARRGGVKRISSEVYEEVRRVLKAYVEDIVRCSTAYTEYARKKTVTACDVVTALRKQGHILYGYA
- a CDS encoding tagatose-6-phosphate kinase-like protein (previous protein_id=AAZ10012.1) — its product is MRVCPLRRDVSLIVLLFGLTPTTFSFSATSHDASRTKATRTHTHTHTPLFPARPMGSPLIAVIGPNPAFQKTLALDELRVDEVNRAATVHSYTGGKGTNFCRASACCKESPHFCRTTLHTFVGGKTGERVIDLLHQEGIAVYPVTVPAETRTCITCLDTQNSTMTELIEPSAAVPDDAAKDMDRALLKALEHAGGMAIMGSLPDGSSPDLYTRWTEMAAAAQKPVLIDAVKGIEASLKVPGVHSILKVNMRELNKLTGQSTPESAFEYAMQMWTVRVLAVTDGPRSAYIQERGQPLQVVHIPKVDGVVSPLGAGDTADAIFLAKYIHGTTPVEAFRLALAAASANCLQKEAGVFAQHEMRRIADGITIGSSRPHSSSNTRA